One part of the Acidimicrobiia bacterium genome encodes these proteins:
- a CDS encoding DNA-3-methyladenine glycosylase 2 family protein — MHATFELPGPVDLVRTMGPLLGPAESVGRVAAGEAWRASHTPAGPSTLRLVMRTGAVDAEAWGAGAEWSISHVPALLGFGDDPSTFKPDNPLLRDLHLRAGGMRFGATLSVFEVLVPTILGQKVTTKESHRGYRRLIEAHGSIAPGPGDLRLPPPPEVLADLPYFEYHPLGIERKRADTIRGVAARADRLEEIVTMSRDEAVRRLTAFDGIGPWTAAFAMATALGDADAVPVGDYHLPNVVAWALAGEARANDARMLELLEPYRGHRGRVIRLLKQAGIHAPRYGPRSTVRGFEDV; from the coding sequence ATGCACGCCACTTTCGAACTTCCCGGTCCCGTCGACCTGGTGCGCACCATGGGACCATTGCTCGGACCGGCCGAGTCGGTCGGGCGGGTCGCCGCCGGGGAAGCTTGGCGAGCCTCACACACGCCTGCCGGACCCTCGACCCTGCGGCTCGTGATGCGCACCGGTGCCGTCGATGCCGAAGCCTGGGGCGCCGGCGCCGAGTGGTCCATCTCGCACGTGCCGGCGCTGCTGGGATTCGGGGACGACCCTTCCACCTTCAAGCCGGACAACCCGCTACTGCGGGACCTGCACCTGCGGGCCGGCGGTATGCGTTTCGGGGCAACGCTCTCGGTATTCGAGGTGCTGGTTCCAACCATCCTCGGACAGAAGGTGACCACCAAGGAGTCACATCGCGGGTACCGGCGGTTGATCGAAGCGCACGGCAGCATTGCTCCCGGCCCGGGTGATCTGCGGCTTCCGCCTCCACCCGAGGTGCTCGCCGACCTGCCCTACTTCGAGTACCACCCGCTGGGCATCGAACGAAAGCGGGCCGACACGATCCGCGGTGTCGCAGCTCGCGCCGACCGTCTCGAAGAGATCGTCACGATGTCGCGCGATGAGGCGGTTCGCCGGCTGACGGCCTTCGACGGCATCGGACCGTGGACGGCGGCTTTCGCGATGGCTACCGCACTCGGCGATGCCGATGCCGTACCGGTAGGGGACTATCACCTGCCCAATGTGGTCGCCTGGGCTCTGGCCGGAGAAGCGCGGGCGAACGATGCGCGAATGCTGGAGCTGCTCGAGCCGTATCGAGGCCACCGGGGCAGAGTGATCCGGCTACTCAAGCAAGCCGGCATACACGCGCCCCGGTACGGCCCGCGCAGCACCGTGCGCGGGTTCGAGGACGTCTGA